A window of the Harmonia axyridis chromosome 5, icHarAxyr1.1, whole genome shotgun sequence genome harbors these coding sequences:
- the LOC123680558 gene encoding aminoacylase-1-like, translating into MENLNKLALRNFQQYLQIPTVHPNVDYAKCVKFLENQAEELQLPIQVIYLKPKKPVVIITWMGAQVELPSIFLNSHMDVVPVFEEQWKYKPFGAEVHEGKIYARGSQDMKSVGIQYLEAIRRLKLNGVICSRTVHVCFVPEEEIGGEEGMKLFTKTEEFKKLNIGIALDESITSENDAMILFYGEKCLWQFDIYCEGQTGHGSLLLDNTPGEKVAYLLQKFYDFRKDQEKNFRENHNSLGDVTTINCTKISGGVQDNVIPNKMLLTFDCRISTKSITLKDFECMINSWIKEAGPHCSISYHAKESGTPNTELNDSNIFWTAFKKATDKMKIKIKTELNCATSDSRYLRKMGIPSFGFSPINNTKKLLHSHNEYLGVDTFLKGIEIYCEIIREIANA; encoded by the coding sequence ATGGAAAATCTCAATAAGTTAGCATTAAGAAATTTTCAGCAATATCTTCAAATCCCTACAGTACATCCAAATGTTGATTATGCGAAATGTGTAAAATTTCTAGAAAATCAAGCAGAAGAACTCCAACTTCCGATTCAGGTGATATATTTGAAGCCGAAAAAACCTGTAGTAATCATAACGTGGATGGGAGCGCAAGTTGAATTGCCTAGTATTTTTTTGAATAGTCACATGGACGTTGTTCCAGTATTTGAAGAACAATGGAAATATAAACCTTTCGGCGCTGAAGTCCATGAAGGAAAAATATATGCAAGAGGATCTCAAGACATGAAATCCGTAGGTATACAATATTTGGAAGCAATTAGAAGATTGAAATTGAATGGGGTTATTTGCTCAAGAACTGTGCATGTTTGTTTTGTACCTGAAGAAGAGATAGGAGGCGAAGAAGGTATGAAGCTGTTTACAAAaactgaagaattcaaaaaactGAACATAGGGATAGCTCTGGATGAAAGTATTACTAGTGAAAATGATGCTATGATATTATTTTATGGAGAAAAATGTCTATGGCAATTCGATATCTACTGCGAAGGACAAACAGGTCATGGTTCACTTTTACTTGATAATACTCCAGGTGAAAAAGTAGCTTACCTTTTACAGAAATTCTACGATTTCCGTAAAGACCAAGagaaaaattttcgagaaaatcatAATTCATTAGGAGATGTAACAACAATAAACTGCACTAAAATCAGTGGTGGAGTTCAAGACAATGTAATTCCAAATAAAATGCTCTTGACTTTTGATTGTAGAATTTCGACCAAATCAATAACTTTgaaagattttgaatgtatgaTAAATAGTTGGATAAAAGAAGCAGGACCCCATTGTTCGATTTCATACCATGCTAAAGAAAGTGGAACACCTAACACTGAATTGAATGattcaaatatattttggaCAGCTTTTAAGAAAGCAAcagataaaatgaaaattaaaataaaaacagaATTGAATTGTGCTACTTCTGATAGCAGATATTTGCGGAAAATGGGTATTCCATCATTTGGTTTTTCaccaataaataatacaaaaaaattgcttCATTCACACAATGAATATTTAGGAGTAGATACGTTTTTGAAAGGCATCGAGATATACTGCGAAATAATAAGAGAAATAGCAAATGCTTAG